One genomic region from Rattus norvegicus strain BN/NHsdMcwi chromosome 10, GRCr8, whole genome shotgun sequence encodes:
- the Cd300cl1 gene encoding CMRF-35-like molecule 4, whose protein sequence is MIRRGIGLWLPSALLLSRVPGCVPLRGPSSVTGTVGESLSVTCPYKEKFKSTIKYWCRGSHVLLCEDIVMTRGSEEARNGRVSIRDHPDNLTFTVTLQSLTLEDAGTYICGVDTPFPYYRFRNRESFRVEVSVIPGSSPGSSIKILEPTRSTASYTQPSVTTNETIPAPSPQTRSLLNSLYFWVLVFLELPLFLCMISAVLWVNRP, encoded by the exons ATGATCCGCAGAGGAATAGGATTGTGGCTGCCTTCAGCTCTGCTCCTCTCTCGGGTCCCAG GCTGTGTCCCTCTGCGTGGCCCCAGCAGTGTGACAGGCACTGTGGGGGAATCTCTGAGTGTGACTTGTCCATATAAGGAGAAATTCAAGTCGACCATCAAGTACTGGTGCAGAGGGTCACATGTTCTACTTTGCGAAGATATTGTCATGACCAGAGGCTCAGAAGAAGCTAGGAATGGCCGAGTGTCCATCCGGGACCATCCAGACAACCTGACCTTCACAGTGACCTTGCAGAGCCTCACCCTGGAGGATGCAGGCACCTACATATGTGGGGTGGATACACCATTTCCCTATTACCGCTTTCGGAATAGAGAGTCATTCAGGGTTGAGGTGTCTGTCATCCCAG GTTCAAGTCCTGGGAGCAGTATAAAAATCCTGGAGCCCACCAGATCCACAGCCAGTTACACTCAGCCCAGCGTGACCACAAATGAAACAATTCCTGCTCCCAGCCCACAGACTCG GTCCCTTCTGAATAGCCTCTACTTCTGGGTTCTGGTGTTTCTGGAGTTGCCCCTGTTCCTGTGCATGATTAGTGCCGTCCTGTGGGTGAACAGGCCTTAG
- the Cd300c2l1 gene encoding CMRF35-like molecule 6 isoform X3 has product MIPRVIWLWLPSVLLLSQVPVTLESLTMEDAGTYMCAVDIPLIDHSFGIDKFFKVELFMVPGLRPGSSTKIPEPTRSSPADPQPSMTTNDTIPAPSPQPRSLLSSPYFCILVFLELPLFLCMLSAVLWVNRPQRCSGRQGIQPYHENQ; this is encoded by the exons ATGATCCCCAGAGTAATATGGTTGTGGCTGCCTTCAGTTCTGCTCCTCTCTCAGGTCCCAG TGACCTTGGAGAGCCTCACCATGGAGGATGCAGGCACCTACATGTGTGCGGTGGATATTCCATTGATCGATCACTCCTTTGGGATTGATAAGTTCTTCAAGGTTGAATTGTTTATGGTCCCAG GTTTGAGGCCTGGGAGCAGTACAAAAATCCCGGAGCCCACCAGATCCTCACCAGCTGACCCTCAGCCCAGCATGACCACAAATGACACAATTCCTGCTCCCAGCCCACAGCCTCG GTCTCTTCTGAGCAGCCCCTATTTCTGCATCCTGGTGTTTCTGGAGTTGCCCCTGTTCCTGTGCATGCTCAGTGCCGTCCTGTGGGTGAACAGGCCTCAGAGGTGCTCTGGGAGACAAGGCATTCAGCCCTATCATGAGAACCAGTGA
- the Cd300c2l1 gene encoding CMRF-35-like molecule 4 isoform X1, with the protein MIPRVIWLWLPSVLLLSQVPGCVPLHGPSSVTGTVGESLSVTCQYEEGFKTNKKYWCRGSLVLLCEDIVMTGGSEEDRNGRVSIRDDPDNLIFTVTLESLTMEDAGTYMCAVDIPLIDHSFGIDKFFKVELFMVPGLRPGSSTKIPEPTRSSPADPQPSMTTNDTIPAPSPQPRSLLSSPYFCILVFLELPLFLCMLSAVLWVNRPQRCSGRQGIQPYHENQ; encoded by the exons ATGATCCCCAGAGTAATATGGTTGTGGCTGCCTTCAGTTCTGCTCCTCTCTCAGGTCCCAG GCTGTGTCCCTCTTCATGGCCCCAGCAGTGTGACAGGAACTGTGGGGGAGTCCTTGAGCGTGACTTGTCAGTATGAGGAGGGATTCAagacaaataagaaatactggtGCAGAGGGTCACTTGTTCTACTTTGCGAAGATATTGTCATGACCGGAGGCTCAGAAGAAGATAGAAATGGCCGAGTGTCCATCAGGGATGATCCAGACAACCTCATCTTCACAGTGACCTTGGAGAGCCTCACCATGGAGGATGCAGGCACCTACATGTGTGCGGTGGATATTCCATTGATCGATCACTCCTTTGGGATTGATAAGTTCTTCAAGGTTGAATTGTTTATGGTCCCAG GTTTGAGGCCTGGGAGCAGTACAAAAATCCCGGAGCCCACCAGATCCTCACCAGCTGACCCTCAGCCCAGCATGACCACAAATGACACAATTCCTGCTCCCAGCCCACAGCCTCG GTCTCTTCTGAGCAGCCCCTATTTCTGCATCCTGGTGTTTCTGGAGTTGCCCCTGTTCCTGTGCATGCTCAGTGCCGTCCTGTGGGTGAACAGGCCTCAGAGGTGCTCTGGGAGACAAGGCATTCAGCCCTATCATGAGAACCAGTGA
- the Cd300c2l1 gene encoding CMRF-35-like molecule 4 isoform X2: MIPRVIWLWLPSVLLLSQVPDIVMTGGSEEDRNGRVSIRDDPDNLIFTVTLESLTMEDAGTYMCAVDIPLIDHSFGIDKFFKVELFMVPGLRPGSSTKIPEPTRSSPADPQPSMTTNDTIPAPSPQPRSLLSSPYFCILVFLELPLFLCMLSAVLWVNRPQRCSGRQGIQPYHENQ; this comes from the exons ATGATCCCCAGAGTAATATGGTTGTGGCTGCCTTCAGTTCTGCTCCTCTCTCAGGTCCCAG ATATTGTCATGACCGGAGGCTCAGAAGAAGATAGAAATGGCCGAGTGTCCATCAGGGATGATCCAGACAACCTCATCTTCACAGTGACCTTGGAGAGCCTCACCATGGAGGATGCAGGCACCTACATGTGTGCGGTGGATATTCCATTGATCGATCACTCCTTTGGGATTGATAAGTTCTTCAAGGTTGAATTGTTTATGGTCCCAG GTTTGAGGCCTGGGAGCAGTACAAAAATCCCGGAGCCCACCAGATCCTCACCAGCTGACCCTCAGCCCAGCATGACCACAAATGACACAATTCCTGCTCCCAGCCCACAGCCTCG GTCTCTTCTGAGCAGCCCCTATTTCTGCATCCTGGTGTTTCTGGAGTTGCCCCTGTTCCTGTGCATGCTCAGTGCCGTCCTGTGGGTGAACAGGCCTCAGAGGTGCTCTGGGAGACAAGGCATTCAGCCCTATCATGAGAACCAGTGA